The genomic window GAGATTGCAGCGCGACATCCGGCATGCCTGTTATGAACGCGGCCTTCGCGCGCCCACTCGCAAGACTATCGCCGCGCGCGTTGCCGCGATTGACCGAGAACGCCTCACCAGAACGCGCGAAGGCGCGAAGGCAGCGTCTGATCGATACCGACCCGTGATTCGATCTTACACTGCCGACTACCCGCTGCAGATCGTACAAATAGACCACACACCCGCCGATATCATCATCGTCGACGAGCATTTCCGCAAACCGCTTGGCCGACCAACGCTCACCCTCCAGATCGACATAGCGACCCGAGTCATTCCGGGCTTCTACATCTCGCTCGAGAAACCCTCAGCTACGTCTGTAGGCATGGCGATCCGCCATGCGGTCCTGCCAAAGGCAGCCTGGCTTCAAGAACGCGAGATCAATCTCGACTATCCCGTCTTTGGCATCCCCGAAACTCTGCATCTCGACAATGCCGCAGAGTTTAGGTCCAGGGCGCTCGAGCGTGGCTGTGAGCAGCATGGCATCGACCTCAAGCACCGCCCCCGGCGCACGCCGCACTACGGTGGCCACATCGAACGCTTGATCGGAACCGCGGTCGGCGCCGTGCATCTCCTACCGGGTACGACCTTCTCAAACATCCAGGCCAAAGGCGACTACGACGCGGAGGGCCAAGCCTGCATGACGCTGCGCGAGTTCGAGCGCTGGTTTACACTCGAGGTCGGCGTCTATCATGGCTCGATTCACAGCGAGCTTGGCGTTCCTCCGCTCACGGCCTGGGCTGACGGGCTCGGGAGCCGCGCTGACCCGCTCCGGCTCCCGGCTGATCCCGCTCGCTTCCTCTTCAACTTTCTCCCGTTCGAGATGCGGAAGGTCAGGCGTGAGGGTATCGAGCTGTTCCATGCATTTTACTGGCATGGCAGTTTGTCCGGCCTCCTCGCGAACTGCGATCACAAGCTCCCGATCAAGTATAATCCGCTCAACCTCTCGGCTGTCTACGTCGAGCTGTCCGATACCGAGCATTTGACGGTTCCGCTCCGTGATCGGCGGCGGCCTGCCATCACGAAGTTCGAGCACGACCTCGCGGTGCGAGCACTGCGCGAACGCGGGCGTCAGGCCGTCGACGAGCAATCGCTGTTTGACATGGTGAACGAGCAGCGGCGCATCGTCCTCGAAGCGGCCCACAAGACCAAGGCTGCGCGAAAATCCGCCCAGCGCATCGCCTATGCGCTGGAGGCTGGCCTCCCTCCTGCCACCGCAGTTCCTTCAATGGCTTTGCCGGTATCGTCCGAGCCGGAGGATAGCGCGCCTATCGTTCCATTCCAGATCGAGGAGCGACTATGACCGACCTCTACGATCATCTGTTTCCGGCATATCGCGAGCAGGCAGGGTTATCCGACGACGAACGCATCGACTGGCTGAGACGCGATCGATGGCTATCGCTGCCACAATCCGAAGCCGCGCTCGGCAGGCTCGAAGATCTGCTGACCTATCCCCCGCGCGGCCGCATGCCCTGCCTCCTGCTTTTCGGTTCCACTGGCATGGGCAAGAGCGAGATCCTCAATCGCTTCGCAGAGCTGCACGCAACCCGGTACGATAAGAATGCCGGCCTTACGATTATGCCGGTCGTCATGGTCCAGATGCCGCCACAGCCTACCGAGGAAGAGTTCTACACCGAGCTTATGCTGGCTATGAACTACTCCGAGTTCGACCATATCTCCCTGCGATCACTGCGCTCTCTGGCCCGTCGCACCCTCGGGGAATTCGGGACCAAGGTGCTGGTTCTGGACGAAATCGACAAGATGCTGGCGGGCTCGCCGCGCCAGCAGCGGATTTTTCTCAACACCATTCGCTTTCTGACCAACGACCTCAGAATTCCGATCGTGTGCGCGGGCACGGAAGATGCGCGTATCGCGATCCTCACCGATCCCAATCTCGCCGACCGCTTCGCCGCATTCGAGCTTTCACCCTGGCGCAACGATCACGCCCTGCGCCAGCTCATGGCGAGCTTCGCCGGTCTGCTCCCCTTGCGCCGCCCTTCCCTGCTCGATGAAGCTGAGGTCCGCCAGCGCGTCATCGCATTGAGTGAGGGCGTGACAGGCCGAATCTTCCGGTTGATGGAGGCTGTCGCGATCGCGGCGATCCGAAGCGGCCGCGAGATGATCGACGCCGACAGCTTCGATGATGAGCAGCTATTGCTCCCGCTCGTCTCGATGCAGGTCATCGCCAGTGCCAAGCGGGCATTGCGGCGCCGTGCGGCATGAAAATCCTTTCGCTGACGAACTGCTGACGTCCTGGCACGCGCGTCAGCGCCATTCCCGCCGAGGGCGAGCGCTACCGGAGCCAAAGGCTGTCCGAAATCGCAAGGGCGACTGGCGCCACCCGGATATTCGCCCGACAAGAGCCTGGCTCAATGGGACTGCCGACGACCTCAACGTGCCGGCGACGCGCTTAGTCGAACATAGTCTTGCGAAGCACTATCCCTACTTACCGGTCGATTTTCTGGCTTGGGAACACCCGCCGGGCTCAGCCGGTTCTACCGGGCTGATCCCGGTGCCGCGGCTGCACGTCAGTTGGTGCAGCCGGTGCCTCGCGGAAGATTTCGCATCCGACCGGCCAGCGCACGTCCGGCGTCAGTGGGTACTGGCCGCTGTGGGCTATTGCCATCGGCACCGCTGGCCGCTGGAGGATCGTTGTAATGGTTGCGGATCGCGGACATGGCGATTTGCGATGCCCGCGCGCGGTCCGCTGCGGATGATTTGCGATGCCTGCTGGCAACCGATGGAAAGAACCTCGGCCCCGGCCATTTATGCCGGGAAGGACGCCCTGCTCTGCTGGGATCATGTTATTGCGTTCGAGCAGCAATGCATAGGCGCGATAAAGGGTAGGACCCCCGACCAGTTCCGCTTCAACTTCACGTCGGCCGACCAACTCCTCAACGAGGTTCGAGGCATTTGCCGCCTCCTGACCAGGAAGCCGCCAAACGACGAATATTGGTGGTGCAGGACACGGAACATCCCGCTGAACGATTTCGCGTGCGACGCGATGACGCCCGGTTACATGGGCCTCCAATTCTATTCGAGCGACACTCTCAACCCGCTCGCCGCCGCATCGCCGCTCCTGCGCCGGCGCCTGCTTGCCGCCGCTTGCGGCATCATCGAGACCAATCCCGAGATAGGCGCCGCGCTTTTTGGTCCTGACGCACCGTCAGCGATCGAACGGTTCATTGCCAGAGCAGATCGTGGCGTGCTCGATCGCTTGCTGATGACAGACGGACACTGGTCTTCCGCCTTTATCTCTCAGATCAAAGCCGCACGAGAGCGAATGGCCCGCCGGTTCACGATCTCGAAGCTGGAAGCGGCGCATCGAGCGATACGCAACGTATTCGCCCATGCATCGACAAACGAACAAACCGAACCTCGCGATCTCGCTGGCCAAAGCTGATTCCATGTCGTTGGAAGCGGTTACTGATTGAGCCCCCGCCCTTCACCGGCTAGAACCCCATCCATGCGCATTTCGAGGCTCTTCCTGGCGAACCGGTTTTGGGCGATGTTTTGTATCGCCTTGGCCGTCGTCTTTGCTGGCGCCTCGCTTTCCACGTCTATCGACAAGATCCAGCATGCGCCGGGTGTTTCGTTCGAACACGACCATTCCTTATTCAGCGATGCTTCCATCATACAAGACCATGCCGACGATCATCACGTGCCCCAACCCGGCGACAACGATCCGTCCGACCATCTACCCGGCAGCCATCACCATCATGGCGATGGCGGCTCGGCTGTGCCGGTGACGGCCTCGGCGGATTCCGTCCAAGTCGCTTTGTCCAGCGAACTGCTCGGGCTTGCGC from Roseomonas aeriglobus includes these protein-coding regions:
- a CDS encoding DDE-type integrase/transposase/recombinase, with the translated sequence MAETGTALTRADSTAWSIACNREPAIRALASLPKITRAAMLNASAELGLSRSRVVELVARYRAEPVTSSLVDRPEGFPKGRRRLAPEIDQVIASEIERFYLTRPKPTLARLQRDIRHACYERGLRAPTRKTIAARVAAIDRERLTRTREGAKAASDRYRPVIRSYTADYPLQIVQIDHTPADIIIVDEHFRKPLGRPTLTLQIDIATRVIPGFYISLEKPSATSVGMAIRHAVLPKAAWLQEREINLDYPVFGIPETLHLDNAAEFRSRALERGCEQHGIDLKHRPRRTPHYGGHIERLIGTAVGAVHLLPGTTFSNIQAKGDYDAEGQACMTLREFERWFTLEVGVYHGSIHSELGVPPLTAWADGLGSRADPLRLPADPARFLFNFLPFEMRKVRREGIELFHAFYWHGSLSGLLANCDHKLPIKYNPLNLSAVYVELSDTEHLTVPLRDRRRPAITKFEHDLAVRALRERGRQAVDEQSLFDMVNEQRRIVLEAAHKTKAARKSAQRIAYALEAGLPPATAVPSMALPVSSEPEDSAPIVPFQIEERL
- a CDS encoding TniB family NTP-binding protein, yielding MTDLYDHLFPAYREQAGLSDDERIDWLRRDRWLSLPQSEAALGRLEDLLTYPPRGRMPCLLLFGSTGMGKSEILNRFAELHATRYDKNAGLTIMPVVMVQMPPQPTEEEFYTELMLAMNYSEFDHISLRSLRSLARRTLGEFGTKVLVLDEIDKMLAGSPRQQRIFLNTIRFLTNDLRIPIVCAGTEDARIAILTDPNLADRFAAFELSPWRNDHALRQLMASFAGLLPLRRPSLLDEAEVRQRVIALSEGVTGRIFRLMEAVAIAAIRSGREMIDADSFDDEQLLLPLVSMQVIASAKRALRRRAA
- a CDS encoding TniQ family protein, which codes for MRHENPFADELLTSWHARQRHSRRGRALPEPKAVRNRKGDWRHPDIRPTRAWLNGTADDLNVPATRLVEHSLAKHYPYLPVDFLAWEHPPGSAGSTGLIPVPRLHVSWCSRCLAEDFASDRPAHVRRQWVLAAVGYCHRHRWPLEDRCNGCGSRTWRFAMPARGPLRMICDACWQPMERTSAPAIYAGKDALLCWDHVIAFEQQCIGAIKGRTPDQFRFNFTSADQLLNEVRGICRLLTRKPPNDEYWWCRTRNIPLNDFACDAMTPGYMGLQFYSSDTLNPLAAASPLLRRRLLAAACGIIETNPEIGAALFGPDAPSAIERFIARADRGVLDRLLMTDGHWSSAFISQIKAARERMARRFTISKLEAAHRAIRNVFAHASTNEQTEPRDLAGQS